The Meriones unguiculatus strain TT.TT164.6M chromosome 6, Bangor_MerUng_6.1, whole genome shotgun sequence genome has a window encoding:
- the Trpc1 gene encoding short transient receptor potential channel 1 isoform X6 has product MRSFSCWRATRKLMERIQNPEYSTTMDVAPVILAAHRNNYEILTMLLKQDVSLPKPHAVGCECTLCSAKNKKDSLRHSRFRLDIYRCLASPALIMLTEEDPILRAFELSADLKELSLVEVEFRNDYEELARQCKMFAKDLLAQARNSRELEVILNHTSSDEPLDKRGLLEERMNLSRLKLAIKYNQKEFVSQSNCQQFLNTVWFGQMSGYRRKPTGKKIMTVLTVGIFWPVLSLCYLIAPKSQFGRIIHTPFMKFIIHGASYFTFLLLLNLYSLVYNEDKKNTMGPALERIDYLLILWIIGMIWSDIKRLWYEGLEDFLEESRNQLSFVMNSLYLATFALKVVAHSKFHDFADRKDWDAFHPTLVAEGLFAFANVLSYLRLFFMYTTSSILGPLQISMGQMLQDFGKFLGMFLLVLFSFTIGLTQLYDKGYTPKEQKDCVGIFCEQQSNDTFHSFIGTCFALFWYIFSLAHVAIFVTRFSYGEELQSFVGAVIVGTYNVVVVIVLTKLLVAMLHKSFQLIANHEDKEWKFARAKLWLSYFDDKCTLPPPFNIIPSPKTICYMISSLSKWICSHTSKGKVKRQNSLKEWRNLKQKRDENYQKVMCCLVHRYLTSMRQKMQSTDQATVENLNELRQDLSKFRNEIRDLLGFRTSKYAMFYPRN; this is encoded by the exons AAACTTATGGAACGAATTCAGAATCCTGAATATTCAACAACGATGGATGTGGCACCTGTTATTTTAGCTGCTCATCGGAACAACTATGAGATTCTTACAATGCTTTTAAAGCAGGATGTGTCTTTGCCCAAGCCCCATGCAGTTGGTTGTGAATGCACGCTGTGTtctgcaaaaaacaaaaaggacagCCTCAGACATTCCAG GTTTCGTCTTGATATCTATAGATGTCTGGCCAGTCCAGCTCTAATAATGTTAACAGAGGAGGATCCAATTCTGAGAGCATTTGAACTTAGTGCTGACTTAAAGGAGCTTAGCCTCGTGGAGGTGGAGTTCAG AAATGATTATGAAGAGCTAGCCCGTCAGTGCAAAATGTTCGCTAAAGATCTGCTTGCACAAGCCCGGAATTCTCGTGAACTGGAAGTCATCCTAAACCATACATCTAGTGATGAGCCTCTTGACAAACGGGGGCTACTAGAAGAAAGAATGAATTTAAGTCGTCTAAAACTTGCTATCAAATATAACCAAAAGGAG TTTGTCTCCCAGTCAAATTGCCAGCAGTTCCTGAACACCGTTTGGTTTGGACAGATGTCAGGGTACCGCCGTAAGCCCACCGGTAAGAAGATAATGACCGTCTTGACGGTTGGCATCTTCTGGCCAGTTCTGTCACTGTGTTATTTGATAGCTCCCAAGTCTCAGTTTGGCAGAATCATTCACACACCTTTCATGAAATTTATTATTCATGGAGCATCGTATTTCACATTCTTGCTGTTATTAAATCTCTACTCACTTGTCTACAATGAAGACAAGAAGAATACAATGGGACCAGCCCTTGAGAGGATAGACTACCTTCTCATACTGTGGATTATTG ggATGATTTGGTCCGATATTAAGAGACTCTGGTATGAAGGGTTGGAAGACTTTTTAGAAGAATCTCGTAACCAGCTCAGCTTTGTCATGAATTCCCTCTACTTGGCGACCTTTGCCCTCAAAGTGGTGGCTCACAGTAAG tttcatGACTTCGCTGACCGGAAGGACTGGGATGCATTCCACCCCACACTTGTAGCAGAAGGGCTTTTTGCTTTTGCAAACGTTCTGAGTTACCTTCGGCTCTTTTTTATGTATACAACCAGCTCTATTTTGGGTCCATTGCAG ATTTCGATGGGACAGATGTTACAAGATTTTGGGAAGTTTCTGGGGATGTTCCttcttgttctgttttccttCACAATTGGACTGACACAACTCTATGACAAAGGCTACACCCCCAAAGAGCAGAAGGACTGTGTTGGCATCTTCTGTGAGCAGCAGAGCAACGACACCTTCCACTC GTTCATTGGCACCTGCTTTGCTTTGTTCTGGTACATCTTCTCCTTAGCACACGTGGCCATCTTTGTCACAAGGTTCAGCTACGGGGAAGAACTGCAGTCCTTCGTTGGAGCCGTGATTGTTGGAACTTACAATGTTGTGGTTGTGATTGTGCTTACGAAGCTGCTGGTAGCGATGCTTCACAAAAGCTTTCAGCTGATAGCG AATCATGAGGATAAGGAATGGAAGTTTGCGCGAGCAAAGCTATGGCTTAGCTACTTTGATGACAAGTGCACACTGCCCCCACCTTTCAACATCATTCCTTCGCCAAAGACGATCTGCTATATGATCAGTAGCCTCAGCAAGTGGATTTGCTCGCATACCTCGAAAGGCAAGGTCAAACGGCAAAACAGTTTAAAG GAGTGGAGAAACTTGAAGCAAAAGAGAGATGAGAACTACCAGAAAGTGATGTGCTGCCTGGTGCATCGTTACCTGACGTCCATGCGACAGAAGATGCAGAGCACGGACCAGGCCACCGTGGAGAACCTTAATGAACTGCGCCAAGATCTGTCAAAATTCCGGAATGAAATAAGGGATTTGCTTGGCTTTCGGACTTCTAAATATGCTATGTTTTATCCAAGAAATTAA
- the Trpc1 gene encoding short transient receptor potential channel 1 isoform X5: MRSFSCWRATRSADALLVAIDSEVVGAVDILLNHRPKRSSRPTIVKLMERIQNPEYSTTMDVAPVILAAHRNNYEILTMLLKQDVSLPKPHAVGCECTLCSAKNKKDSLRHSRFRLDIYRCLASPALIMLTEEDPILRAFELSADLKELSLVEVEFRNDYEELARQCKMFAKDLLAQARNSRELEVILNHTSSDEPLDKRGLLEERMNLSRLKLAIKYNQKEFVSQSNCQQFLNTVWFGQMSGYRRKPTGKKIMTVLTVGIFWPVLSLCYLIAPKSQFGRIIHTPFMKFIIHGASYFTFLLLLNLYSLVYNEDKKNTMGPALERIDYLLILWIIGMIWSDIKRLWYEGLEDFLEESRNQLSFVMNSLYLATFALKVVAHSKFHDFADRKDWDAFHPTLVAEGLFAFANVLSYLRLFFMYTTSSILGPLQISMGQMLQDFGKFLGMFLLVLFSFTIGLTQLYDKGYTPKEQKDCVGIFCEQQSNDTFHSFIGTCFALFWYIFSLAHVAIFVTRFSYGEELQSFVGAVIVGTYNVVVVIVLTKLLVAMLHKSFQLIANHEDKEWKFARAKLWLSYFDDKCTLPPPFNIIPSPKTICYMISSLSKWICSHTSKGKVKRQNSLKEWRNLKQKRDENYQKVMCCLVHRYLTSMRQKMQSTDQATVENLNELRQDLSKFRNEIRDLLGFRTSKYAMFYPRN; the protein is encoded by the exons AAACTTATGGAACGAATTCAGAATCCTGAATATTCAACAACGATGGATGTGGCACCTGTTATTTTAGCTGCTCATCGGAACAACTATGAGATTCTTACAATGCTTTTAAAGCAGGATGTGTCTTTGCCCAAGCCCCATGCAGTTGGTTGTGAATGCACGCTGTGTtctgcaaaaaacaaaaaggacagCCTCAGACATTCCAG GTTTCGTCTTGATATCTATAGATGTCTGGCCAGTCCAGCTCTAATAATGTTAACAGAGGAGGATCCAATTCTGAGAGCATTTGAACTTAGTGCTGACTTAAAGGAGCTTAGCCTCGTGGAGGTGGAGTTCAG AAATGATTATGAAGAGCTAGCCCGTCAGTGCAAAATGTTCGCTAAAGATCTGCTTGCACAAGCCCGGAATTCTCGTGAACTGGAAGTCATCCTAAACCATACATCTAGTGATGAGCCTCTTGACAAACGGGGGCTACTAGAAGAAAGAATGAATTTAAGTCGTCTAAAACTTGCTATCAAATATAACCAAAAGGAG TTTGTCTCCCAGTCAAATTGCCAGCAGTTCCTGAACACCGTTTGGTTTGGACAGATGTCAGGGTACCGCCGTAAGCCCACCGGTAAGAAGATAATGACCGTCTTGACGGTTGGCATCTTCTGGCCAGTTCTGTCACTGTGTTATTTGATAGCTCCCAAGTCTCAGTTTGGCAGAATCATTCACACACCTTTCATGAAATTTATTATTCATGGAGCATCGTATTTCACATTCTTGCTGTTATTAAATCTCTACTCACTTGTCTACAATGAAGACAAGAAGAATACAATGGGACCAGCCCTTGAGAGGATAGACTACCTTCTCATACTGTGGATTATTG ggATGATTTGGTCCGATATTAAGAGACTCTGGTATGAAGGGTTGGAAGACTTTTTAGAAGAATCTCGTAACCAGCTCAGCTTTGTCATGAATTCCCTCTACTTGGCGACCTTTGCCCTCAAAGTGGTGGCTCACAGTAAG tttcatGACTTCGCTGACCGGAAGGACTGGGATGCATTCCACCCCACACTTGTAGCAGAAGGGCTTTTTGCTTTTGCAAACGTTCTGAGTTACCTTCGGCTCTTTTTTATGTATACAACCAGCTCTATTTTGGGTCCATTGCAG ATTTCGATGGGACAGATGTTACAAGATTTTGGGAAGTTTCTGGGGATGTTCCttcttgttctgttttccttCACAATTGGACTGACACAACTCTATGACAAAGGCTACACCCCCAAAGAGCAGAAGGACTGTGTTGGCATCTTCTGTGAGCAGCAGAGCAACGACACCTTCCACTC GTTCATTGGCACCTGCTTTGCTTTGTTCTGGTACATCTTCTCCTTAGCACACGTGGCCATCTTTGTCACAAGGTTCAGCTACGGGGAAGAACTGCAGTCCTTCGTTGGAGCCGTGATTGTTGGAACTTACAATGTTGTGGTTGTGATTGTGCTTACGAAGCTGCTGGTAGCGATGCTTCACAAAAGCTTTCAGCTGATAGCG AATCATGAGGATAAGGAATGGAAGTTTGCGCGAGCAAAGCTATGGCTTAGCTACTTTGATGACAAGTGCACACTGCCCCCACCTTTCAACATCATTCCTTCGCCAAAGACGATCTGCTATATGATCAGTAGCCTCAGCAAGTGGATTTGCTCGCATACCTCGAAAGGCAAGGTCAAACGGCAAAACAGTTTAAAG GAGTGGAGAAACTTGAAGCAAAAGAGAGATGAGAACTACCAGAAAGTGATGTGCTGCCTGGTGCATCGTTACCTGACGTCCATGCGACAGAAGATGCAGAGCACGGACCAGGCCACCGTGGAGAACCTTAATGAACTGCGCCAAGATCTGTCAAAATTCCGGAATGAAATAAGGGATTTGCTTGGCTTTCGGACTTCTAAATATGCTATGTTTTATCCAAGAAATTAA